A genomic segment from Pseudobacteriovorax antillogorgiicola encodes:
- a CDS encoding ABC transporter ATP-binding protein — translation MISLQQVGKSYGSAKILDDISFEVQPGEKVSILGPGGCGKSTLLKLLLGLEKPNSGSISLLERDMVHASENEKQETLRRVGMAFQQGALFDYMTVNDNIRFAMEHMTDLSDDEMEQVIDDLLLSLKLPRTKTMFPYELSGGMKRRIGIARALATDPVVAIFDEPTSGLDPVTSTIILNMIKELGQKDESRTLLISTSSVEIAIRFADRIILINEGRVVDDGDWRKMMIDGDDWVRHFLSVRLIGIDIEYARELGLPDEFIKKHW, via the coding sequence TTGATATCACTGCAGCAAGTTGGCAAGTCCTATGGTTCAGCTAAAATTCTCGATGACATCAGCTTCGAGGTGCAGCCTGGAGAAAAAGTCAGCATTCTCGGTCCTGGTGGATGTGGCAAGTCGACCCTTCTCAAACTCTTGTTGGGCCTAGAAAAGCCCAATAGCGGTTCAATATCACTCCTTGAGAGAGATATGGTCCATGCTTCGGAAAATGAAAAGCAGGAAACCTTAAGACGGGTGGGCATGGCATTCCAGCAAGGAGCGCTCTTCGACTACATGACGGTGAACGACAATATTCGGTTCGCCATGGAGCATATGACAGATCTTAGCGATGATGAGATGGAGCAGGTGATCGACGACTTACTCCTCAGCCTAAAGCTTCCCCGGACTAAAACCATGTTTCCCTACGAGCTATCAGGAGGCATGAAACGTCGCATAGGCATAGCAAGAGCTTTGGCTACAGACCCTGTTGTCGCCATCTTCGACGAGCCAACATCGGGTCTCGATCCCGTTACATCTACAATTATCTTGAATATGATCAAGGAATTAGGCCAGAAGGATGAGTCCCGCACCTTGCTTATTTCCACATCATCCGTAGAAATTGCCATTCGCTTCGCCGACCGTATCATTTTGATCAACGAAGGAAGGGTGGTCGATGATGGGGACTGGCGTAAGATGATGATTGACGGGGATGATTGGGTGCGTCATTTTTTATCTGTTAGGCTCATTGGAATCGATATCGAGTATGCCCGTGAACTAGGTCTGCCCGATGAATTTATCAAAAAGCATTGGTGA
- a CDS encoding YqgE/AlgH family protein, whose amino-acid sequence MSQSLSSPSLLIALPQLQDPNFVKSVVLLVENNDDGAMGFIINRPSPFSVRDVLQDVSLTIPGDIPSWYGGPVGTEQGVVIHNRPDEHASSKIGFVRISSSERAMKGLIESHRETHELELYSYRFVIGYAGWGQRQLENEMKAGAWIQIDTSFDLIFNTPWQKMWDESMRRIGVNPMDIAPTVQPYLN is encoded by the coding sequence ATGAGTCAATCCCTGAGCAGTCCAAGTTTACTGATAGCACTCCCACAATTGCAAGATCCCAACTTTGTGAAGTCAGTGGTCCTACTCGTTGAAAATAACGACGATGGGGCAATGGGGTTTATCATTAACCGACCCTCTCCTTTTTCCGTAAGAGATGTTTTGCAGGATGTTTCGCTTACGATCCCTGGAGACATTCCTTCTTGGTATGGCGGGCCAGTGGGTACTGAGCAAGGGGTGGTCATTCACAATCGCCCAGATGAACACGCCTCATCGAAAATTGGCTTTGTCAGAATCAGCTCATCGGAACGAGCGATGAAGGGCCTTATCGAAAGCCATCGAGAAACCCATGAATTGGAGCTGTATTCCTATCGCTTTGTCATTGGCTATGCAGGGTGGGGGCAGCGACAGTTAGAAAATGAAATGAAGGCTGGTGCGTGGATTCAAATTGATACCAGCTTTGATTTAATCTTCAATACACCATGGCAGAAGATGTGGGACGAGTCTATGAGGAGAATTGGTGTCAATCCTATGGATATCGCACCCACGGTGCAGCCCTACCTTAACTAG
- a CDS encoding MATE family efflux transporter gives MFPGIYEFRRLIMLAVPVILSQVGNISMGLVDTYVVGKVSAEDLAGVAAGNSLVWPLLIVAIGLLLGIDTIVSQSFSRRDFKTIYQCLGFSFLLSLTLSLLLIPVILLAADYFYLTGATPAVVEKAVPYIKVVAFSTPFLVMFNCLQKFWQAMEIATPVTIIIVVANILNYVLDEAFVLGRWGFPALGSEGVAYATLIGRVFMFLAILGLSFYLWSKQKPAFRPTLATLLGFDKVLAKLFLKLSIPAASQIGLEVAAFNVMTLIGATLGAKPLAAHHIVLNIATTTFMFPMGLSMATSIRVGNHCGLQQYQKASQVGFLGISLGAIVMALFGLILFLFPETLIGLFTEDSEVVSMALTVIGLCALFQVVDGIQVVSGGALRGSGDTKTSLYANLAGFYFIGFPVSILACFTFNQGLWGLWLGLATGLLLVSIFNTLMWYKRVKRLQES, from the coding sequence ATGTTCCCAGGAATCTACGAATTTCGCCGCCTGATCATGTTAGCTGTTCCCGTGATTCTATCCCAGGTGGGGAACATTTCCATGGGGCTCGTGGATACCTACGTTGTCGGCAAAGTTAGTGCCGAGGATCTAGCGGGAGTCGCCGCTGGAAATAGCCTGGTCTGGCCACTTCTCATTGTTGCTATTGGTCTGCTGCTTGGCATTGACACGATTGTCTCTCAATCATTTAGCCGGAGAGATTTCAAAACTATCTATCAGTGCCTGGGATTTTCTTTTCTCCTCAGCCTCACCCTATCATTGCTACTCATTCCTGTTATTCTTCTGGCTGCCGACTACTTCTATCTCACGGGAGCAACCCCTGCTGTGGTGGAGAAAGCTGTTCCGTACATCAAAGTAGTCGCCTTTAGCACACCATTCTTGGTGATGTTCAACTGCTTGCAAAAATTCTGGCAAGCTATGGAGATTGCAACCCCTGTCACGATCATTATCGTAGTCGCCAACATTTTAAACTACGTCCTTGATGAGGCATTCGTCTTGGGTCGCTGGGGATTCCCAGCCTTAGGCTCCGAAGGGGTCGCCTATGCAACCCTCATTGGCCGGGTGTTTATGTTCCTAGCGATTCTTGGTCTTTCCTTCTATCTATGGAGCAAGCAAAAACCAGCTTTCAGACCGACACTCGCAACCCTACTAGGATTCGATAAAGTTCTTGCCAAGCTCTTTCTCAAGCTCAGCATCCCCGCTGCTTCCCAAATTGGTCTTGAGGTCGCTGCGTTCAATGTTATGACCTTGATCGGCGCTACACTAGGAGCGAAGCCTTTAGCAGCCCATCATATTGTCCTGAACATTGCTACAACGACTTTTATGTTTCCTATGGGCCTATCCATGGCCACTTCGATTCGAGTGGGCAATCACTGCGGCCTTCAGCAGTATCAGAAGGCAAGCCAGGTGGGTTTTTTAGGAATTAGCCTGGGTGCTATTGTTATGGCTCTCTTCGGTCTTATTCTCTTCCTTTTTCCTGAGACACTTATAGGACTATTTACAGAGGATTCCGAAGTCGTCTCTATGGCTCTCACAGTCATCGGGCTTTGTGCCTTATTTCAAGTGGTTGATGGCATTCAGGTGGTATCCGGTGGAGCCCTTCGCGGGTCTGGCGACACTAAAACTTCACTGTATGCAAACCTTGCTGGATTTTACTTCATTGGATTTCCGGTTTCCATCCTGGCCTGCTTCACCTTCAATCAGGGGCTTTGGGGGCTTTGGTTAGGGCTTGCGACCGGCCTGCTGCTAGTGTCTATCTTTAACACCCTAATGTGGTATAAAAGAGTCAAACGCCTCCAGGAATCTTAA
- a CDS encoding uroporphyrinogen-III synthase yields MKTLIWTRSKADWPRDRQLFSDPSSVMHLPLTRQVALPLCDWPTGDGAIITSPKGAKLLLDNPEAVARLQNRQIYTFSSRVAQVMAMFAVNLLPGDRAQAMMPDLIKALREKSGTHVFLSAEKSAYPIADVLKSQGVDCVHYPIYRTEAEDHDGLAEDPRLKIGGVVCLASPSAVRAWFKLVQQNGLDRRAWDLVALGPSTADEIERSHEQPIIADETNLSSLVKKAEACLS; encoded by the coding sequence GTGAAAACCTTGATTTGGACGCGATCCAAGGCCGATTGGCCTAGGGATCGACAGTTGTTTTCCGATCCTTCTTCAGTCATGCACCTGCCATTGACGAGACAGGTGGCACTGCCGCTGTGCGACTGGCCCACTGGTGATGGTGCGATTATCACCAGCCCTAAGGGAGCGAAGCTGTTGCTGGATAACCCTGAGGCCGTCGCCAGACTCCAAAATCGGCAGATATATACATTTAGCTCACGGGTGGCCCAGGTAATGGCAATGTTTGCTGTGAATCTGCTACCAGGGGACCGGGCCCAAGCGATGATGCCAGATTTAATCAAAGCGCTTAGGGAAAAGTCTGGAACCCATGTTTTTTTAAGTGCTGAAAAGTCAGCCTACCCCATCGCTGATGTGTTAAAAAGTCAAGGTGTTGATTGCGTTCACTACCCCATCTATCGCACGGAGGCTGAAGACCATGATGGGCTAGCAGAAGATCCGCGACTGAAAATTGGTGGAGTTGTTTGTCTTGCAAGCCCATCGGCAGTCCGAGCATGGTTTAAGCTTGTCCAGCAAAACGGACTTGATCGGCGAGCCTGGGATCTTGTGGCGTTGGGACCGAGCACTGCTGATGAGATCGAGCGTAGCCACGAGCAGCCGATCATCGCCGACGAAACGAATTTAAGTTCGTTGGTGAAAAAGGCCGAAGCTTGTCTTTCCTGA
- a CDS encoding THUMP domain-containing protein has product MNQIDLALFCAEGLAPFLRKELSLHHRHGTTISPSCVVLRDCPMSEIAYLNHYIRTCESVGLVLFETQLSSLDQLRDQLLEVEFSRFFANDRVFAVKGFRFGDHPFISVDLARATASGMSRSLLRDKIVAKANLRNPDIDFHAWLFQDQYILTLNTTGIFQSESMQLPFQHQAPIQRTIAAALVLESQYFTHKRFFDPMCGGGTVGIEALALEQQLSLDRFRSQDFAYKNHHYATEIPGKPESQWTKPGKMRDESLILADSSRNKVKGAIENLQYFGLKSEFRLYRGNAIKMSYLADDRDIPSIITNPPYGIRVKNPKDVDILYQEFARAAKDRNVQEIVAITPRKRAWIAALEDVGYEISLIQPVDFGGLPTSIMKAKK; this is encoded by the coding sequence GTGAATCAAATTGACCTTGCCCTATTCTGTGCCGAAGGCCTAGCCCCGTTTCTGCGAAAAGAGCTTTCCCTTCATCATCGGCACGGAACTACTATATCGCCCTCTTGTGTGGTCCTGCGGGATTGCCCCATGTCCGAAATCGCTTATCTCAATCACTACATAAGAACCTGTGAGAGTGTCGGCCTGGTTCTTTTTGAGACCCAACTATCATCTTTAGATCAGCTGAGGGATCAGTTGCTTGAAGTTGAGTTCAGCCGCTTTTTTGCCAATGATCGGGTTTTCGCTGTTAAAGGCTTTCGCTTCGGTGACCACCCCTTTATTTCTGTTGATCTGGCCCGGGCGACAGCATCAGGAATGTCACGTTCTCTACTAAGGGATAAGATCGTTGCTAAGGCCAATCTACGAAATCCAGATATTGACTTCCATGCCTGGCTTTTTCAAGACCAATATATTTTAACCTTGAATACTACGGGGATCTTTCAATCAGAGTCCATGCAATTGCCATTTCAGCACCAAGCTCCGATACAACGGACAATCGCAGCAGCATTGGTCCTTGAATCGCAATATTTTACCCATAAGAGATTCTTTGATCCTATGTGTGGTGGTGGAACCGTAGGGATTGAAGCTCTCGCCTTGGAGCAACAGCTTTCCCTCGACCGCTTTCGTTCCCAAGACTTCGCATACAAGAATCATCATTATGCTACTGAGATTCCGGGTAAACCCGAAAGTCAGTGGACAAAACCAGGAAAGATGCGAGACGAGTCTCTGATCTTAGCCGACTCTTCGAGAAATAAGGTCAAGGGAGCGATCGAAAACCTGCAGTATTTTGGCCTCAAGTCTGAATTTCGACTCTACCGCGGCAATGCAATCAAGATGAGTTACCTCGCTGATGACCGAGATATTCCCAGTATTATCACCAATCCTCCCTACGGTATCCGAGTCAAGAACCCCAAGGATGTCGATATTCTCTATCAGGAGTTTGCCAGGGCTGCCAAGGATCGAAACGTTCAAGAGATTGTCGCTATCACACCACGCAAGCGGGCTTGGATTGCCGCTCTGGAAGATGTCGGATACGAAATTTCGCTTATCCAGCCTGTGGATTTTGGAGGTCTACCAACCTCCATCATGAAAGCCAAGAAGTAA
- a CDS encoding purple acid phosphatase family protein, with amino-acid sequence MRLFLLALGALLFSCGPKENVKGFQVRVVWLEQPSTEATIVWTQNDGDETAIPTLSLQADLLQAIEPHAVVSLAQYENPNLFETKQNPYTARAIFKNLMPNTKYYLQVATSNSESPIYQFQTAPDHDDYGLLFGGDSRSNHDNRRFINRSIRDILANQPEIIAFVHGGDYIADGNDWRQWQLWLNDYALTTLEDGRLLPIIPTRGNHETNKTLYNQVFGLDPEHPGYFKTSIGSLDLITLNSEESVMGLQYQWLEQELMQSQSAGQWTFTNYHRPAYPAVKRASETKKWVPLFEDYGVRLAFESDGHTFKKTLPIFNDEADEQRGIIYVGEGGLGVKQRSPKHDRWYLKDGGVAFKKHHFLQMTHQGRSFKIQALDETGQSFHEFIIDERR; translated from the coding sequence ATGAGGCTATTCCTACTAGCCTTAGGGGCTTTGTTGTTTTCATGTGGACCAAAAGAGAACGTGAAGGGTTTTCAAGTCCGTGTAGTTTGGCTAGAACAGCCAAGCACTGAGGCCACCATCGTCTGGACTCAAAATGATGGGGACGAAACAGCTATTCCGACTCTGAGCTTGCAGGCTGACTTATTGCAAGCAATTGAGCCTCACGCGGTAGTCTCCCTAGCTCAATATGAAAACCCAAACCTTTTCGAAACCAAACAAAACCCCTACACGGCAAGAGCTATTTTCAAGAACCTTATGCCGAATACAAAATACTATCTCCAGGTGGCCACCAGTAACAGTGAGAGCCCCATCTACCAATTTCAAACAGCACCCGATCACGACGACTACGGCTTACTATTTGGCGGTGATTCGCGATCTAACCATGATAATCGACGCTTTATCAATCGATCCATTCGAGACATTCTAGCGAATCAACCAGAGATCATCGCCTTTGTTCATGGCGGTGATTATATCGCTGATGGCAACGATTGGCGGCAATGGCAGCTTTGGCTGAACGACTATGCACTTACTACTTTGGAAGATGGTCGCCTCCTGCCCATCATTCCAACCCGTGGTAATCATGAAACCAATAAAACCCTCTACAATCAAGTTTTTGGTTTGGACCCCGAGCATCCCGGTTATTTTAAAACAAGCATAGGCAGCCTAGATCTGATCACTCTCAACTCGGAAGAAAGCGTGATGGGTCTTCAATACCAATGGCTTGAGCAAGAATTAATGCAGTCGCAAAGTGCTGGCCAGTGGACCTTTACAAATTATCACCGTCCAGCTTACCCTGCTGTAAAGCGAGCAAGTGAAACTAAAAAGTGGGTTCCTCTGTTTGAAGACTATGGAGTGAGATTAGCATTCGAGTCTGATGGCCATACCTTCAAAAAAACTCTTCCGATCTTCAACGATGAGGCCGATGAGCAACGAGGCATCATCTATGTTGGCGAAGGCGGCCTTGGAGTGAAACAGCGAAGCCCAAAACACGATCGCTGGTATTTGAAGGATGGTGGGGTTGCCTTTAAAAAGCACCATTTCCTTCAAATGACTCACCAGGGGCGCTCATTCAAGATCCAAGCCCTTGATGAGACAGGCCAAAGTTTTCATGAATTTATCATAGATGAGAGGCGTTAA
- a CDS encoding HAD family hydrolase produces the protein MTRKYEKLLVLDIDNTVFDWVSYYVACLNELFSKVEDITGVPVAQQALESKKVFEEQGSIEYPFLIQELPSIAAHYQGDIDRMLSEAVEPGRLAFKDMAQKHLTAYDGVLETFKTIKDRWPHFPIIALTDAPRYVAMWKLNKLGILHYFDALYGLSDPRIPTDPESKKVKVAPEILYKHLQQSAFDFKGIVRTLPEDYEKPGTRGLKTVLMDHDMEGHFDHVLWVGDNLRKDVGLGRSLGVRTAWARYGTQIEPEIKDALLQFSPELNVHKNVSLDPKSDASPEPDVILDSFSELVAAIDKLI, from the coding sequence TTGACAAGAAAATACGAAAAACTGCTCGTTCTGGACATCGACAACACAGTGTTCGACTGGGTTAGCTATTACGTAGCCTGCCTCAACGAACTGTTTAGTAAGGTGGAAGATATCACAGGAGTCCCGGTTGCGCAGCAAGCCCTAGAATCGAAAAAAGTCTTTGAGGAACAGGGCTCTATTGAATACCCTTTCTTGATTCAAGAGCTGCCATCCATCGCTGCCCACTATCAAGGGGACATCGATCGCATGTTAAGCGAAGCGGTGGAACCAGGTCGCCTAGCTTTCAAAGATATGGCCCAGAAGCATTTAACTGCCTATGATGGTGTACTAGAAACGTTTAAAACCATCAAGGATCGCTGGCCACACTTCCCTATCATTGCGCTCACCGATGCACCACGATATGTGGCTATGTGGAAGCTGAACAAGTTAGGAATCTTACACTACTTCGATGCACTTTATGGTCTTTCAGATCCTCGTATCCCCACTGACCCAGAAAGCAAAAAAGTCAAGGTTGCCCCTGAAATTTTATATAAACACCTCCAGCAATCAGCCTTCGACTTTAAGGGAATCGTTCGCACCCTTCCCGAAGACTATGAAAAACCTGGAACTCGCGGCTTAAAAACCGTTCTCATGGATCACGACATGGAAGGCCACTTCGATCATGTTCTTTGGGTTGGTGACAATCTCCGTAAGGACGTGGGTCTCGGTAGGTCTCTTGGAGTCCGAACTGCTTGGGCTCGCTATGGAACTCAGATTGAACCTGAGATTAAAGACGCCTTGTTGCAATTTTCTCCCGAGCTGAATGTTCACAAGAATGTATCTCTCGATCCAAAATCAGACGCCTCCCCTGAACCCGATGTAATTCTCGACTCGTTTTCAGAACTTGTGGCAGCCATCGACAAACTCATCTAG